The window AACTGTTGCCTAATACTAAGAATAATGTATGCCGAAGTCTGGAAACAAAACCAATAAAATCACAAGCTGTAAATAACTTACCCACAGAAAAACttaatgaaaatgttttattaaaacaaaatattacaaagTTTCAACCAAAGTTTCCTAGTAATAATGCAAATAAAGTTGATACTGTAACAAATAAATCCAATGATTTGAAAGAATTATTAGAAAGAAAAAGGCTGGAGgcattaatgaaattaagaAAACGACAACAGCAAAATAAGTAGATAATTGTAGAGAAAATCTTTATTCTAAATTATCAATGACATTTAACACAAGGATATCACTCAAATACTTTACATTTACTTACTACTCAGGTATAACTACTACTTATGTACTGtttattaagtttataaaaTTGTAGTGTGGTGTATGTGAATGATgttatatgattttgtttctaCACAGGCGAGACTACTATTTTGAAATATGCAATTTATTTATGATCATCTTTCGATGGATTGTACCTTTAATGTGACTATAAATAAGAATGTCAATTTAAGAAATAACTGAAATATTTAAGTATGAAAGTATCCGGCAAATTGTTTTATACTTtcgtaaaaaaatgtgataacTTTATCGATATAAGTACCtatgtaattgttttttaaataatggatatgattatttatatacctatatgagTTTTTATTGAAGTAAATTCACGTCTCATTTAGAGGGGTTTGCGGAAAACGCGGACAAAatcatagattttttattttttctgtaaaCAAAAAACGTAAATGTCATGAATATGTTTTTAAAGAGAATGAAGGCGGTAGATAGCGGAATGCGGTGGTAAATTATAATCCCTACCGTGTTGACGAAACCCTCGCACTAAATGTTGGCTATAAGCCAATGTAGGTAAATTTTTACGCGGATTTTctggaatatttttattgtaattttcgaaacttaaaaaaaaagcgtggataTCGTGCCTTCgatttttattgtaaagaagGCCGAAAATTGTGAGAAACGTGTTTCGTTTGTTCCATTTAACTCAAAACCTACTACTAGTGTGTGTAGTGTATTAAGTAAGCTTGTGATAATCacaatttattaactgttttctCAGGTTCGTCTGAGGCTAATGTAAGCCTTAGAAATTACTTCTATTTTACTGTGCGGTTATTTCACCTTTTACAAATTTTTACTCTTGAAGTTCAGTAATAGCATATGGGCATCGTTTTCATTTCCAGTCCTGCTAAGATCATTAAAAAACGGAAAATCTGTTTTCTAAGTatgaattaagttttttttagtttaaaaccTGCAACCATGTTTTTCTAATtgcttagtatctgtgaaagtgcacaaatataggaaaatgaaacaaagctgctggacgtagcttctcggtttCTTTCAAAAGTCGCTGTAAATAACCACTGTTTTACTGAAACTACATATTTTGATCTCATGTATGATATCTCCCTTGgtttaattattaaacaatcgttttttataaaatacaatataaagaaaattaagttGTATGGTATGATATCTTCGCCTTTCCAGGTAGAAAAATGGAATGACTATTACTAATTGACATTGATTAAAAACGATCTTGCCAATTTTGTGacaaatgtcaaaataaaaaataggaacaaagtttttaaaaatatgtaaatgtagatcaaaattaaatttattaagtgCCTATTAAACTAAAGCACTCCCCGCCAACTGGATATATATCTCAcagaatattttaaaagtaagaCAATAAAACTTTGATATTTACAATGGCGTTGAGTTCCATAGGTCGAGTAGGCCGAAGATTGTGCGTTGGAATAACTAATGTCTACAATGTAACAAGGCAAATTAATACCAGTCTGCCAAAGTTACTGGGTATGATACCGATTGTAGTCGAACAAACTGGTAGAGGTGAGCGTGCATACGACATTTACTCGAGATTACTTCGCGAGAGAATCATATGTTTAATGGGGCCGATTAACGATGATATAAGTTCCTTGATCGTAGCACAATTACTATTCCTGCAGTCGGAGTCGAGTAAAAAGCCTGTCCATTTGTACATTAATTCTCCTGGTGGAGCTGTAACCGCTGGTCTCGGTATCTACGATACAATGCAGTACATCACTCCCCCAATAGCGACGTGGTGCGTCGGTCAGGCATGCAGCATGGCATCTTTGTTGCTGGCCGCTGGAGCCCCCGGAATGCGACACGCGCTACCTAACTCTCGGATCATGATACATCAGCCATCTGGAGGAGTACGAGGTCAAGCTACTGATATACAGATACAGGCGGAAGAGATTTTAAAACTGAAagcacaaataaataatttatatgtgaGACACACAGGCTTAGCGTTAGAGAAAGTGCAGTCGTCAATGGAGCGTGATTGTTTTATGTCCCCAATCGAAGCAAAGACCTTTGGTATAATAGACACTGTGTTAGAGCATCCTCCTTCACATGCTGTCGAACAGGAGTGTGCACCTAGTACTGCTACTAGTAGTAGTAATTGATATTTGCTAGttgttatgaattatttaatttgaataaaataaaacaaatttataaagtttagtatttattttgttacataattgtTTCACAATTAAGTAGCATTATTTTCAACAGTAACtttcagtttttatgtttttattttcatattttggtGTCTTTACTGTACGTGcagtacaataatttaaaatttctaaaGATCCAATCATAGTAATAGCTAACATTTGTATATATTGCAATGCTTGGATATTTATTGATATTCCATGATATTATCCCTATTTGATGAGTTTTTCCATTACAATTGACCAAAGCACTCCCAGAATCACCACTGAAATTAAAGTATAATGCTTTTAgagcaatatttattttactaaaacaatgaaataaggTATATTGTACGTGCTTCCGAGTATAGATGAATATAAAGTATAATCTGTTCAGATTACAGAGTTGACCAAATTTATTAAGGTCTGATCAAGTATAGGTTAACAATGGacgttgaaaatgaaaaaaggtGGGGATCAGGAAATAGATGTGTTTAATTAAGCAGTCCATGGTAGTATTGTCTATGGATCTTAGTGATGATTCTCAGGAGGGATGTGAATTTGTCTAGCCACACTAAGATCGTTGACCTCGATAACCTTAATACTTTTAGAACGTTGCAGGGAACTGcgcgagtcgagggaacgcgttcccggccccgtcacgtcacagccggagtcccgcaaggctccgccctctccccgttactatttagtttgtatatcaatgatataccccggtctccggagacccatctggcgctcttcgccgatgacaccgccatctactactcgtgtaggaagaaggcgttgcttcatcgacgacttcagaccgcagctaccaccatgggacagtggttccggaagtggcgcatcgacatcaacctcacgaaaagcacagcggtgctcttcaaaaggggtcgccctccgaacaccacgctgagcatccccctcccgactaggcgcgtcaacacctccgcccccgccactcgcccaatcacgatgttcgaccagcccataccgtgggccccgaaggtcaaatatttaggcgtcaccctcgacagtaggatgacattccgcccccacattaagacggtacgcgaccgtgccgccttcattctaggacgtctctacccgatgatatgtaggcgaagtaaaatgtcccttagaaataaggtgacactctacaaaacttgcatacgccccgtcatgacctatgcaagtgtagtgttcgctcacgcggcccgcatacacttaaaatcattccaaatcattcaatcccgtttttgcaggatagccgtcggagccccgtggttcgtcaggaacgtcgacctccatgacgacctggacttagagtccatcagtaagtatcttcagtcggcgtccatgcgccacttcgataaagcggcacgacacgagaaccctctcatcgtggccgccggtaactacattcccgatcctgcggacagaatggaaagcagtcgacgtcgcccaaaacacgtcatctcggatcctcccgatccactaacggtgcttttaggtacttcaagcaccggtcaccgttctcgtcgaacccgtcgcttgcgacgaagggctcgacgagtaaattaactctcagatacagcccactgagtttctcgccggatcttttcagtgggtcgcgtttccgatccggtggtagattctgcgaagcacggctcttgctagggttcgtgttagcaacgtcaccaggtttgagccccgtgagctcacctactaaagttagggttacgctgacatagccgctagggctatcagcttaggtaggagaaaaaaaaaaaaaaaaaaaaaaggatctgCGCGGGAACAAAAAAGGGTCTTTTGCAGTGAATTCGTAAACCGATCCCAaatcgttttaaaatttaaaatccggATAAACAATCTAATATTTGTATTACTAAGCTGATTCAATGTATTCACCAGTCATAAGTCACAGGTCATTCAAACATTTTAACAGCTTCATTTCACGTAGGTACATACCTATTTAataacctaatttttttttagttattcgtTTTGAGACATTTCGAATGCAGTACCACTTTCCGTGACCAAGAAAACAGCAagctttatttataaaaacaagcTAACTGAAAATGTCTTTTGAATAGTGAAAATCATATACTAGGATGGTCGAGATGTTTTTTTGTTGAAGCTTCCCGCGCAGTACATTCCGTCGTATAATTTTCCAATCATTGAACACGCGATTTTAGGTAGTAATTTCTGTGTCCCCCACTTGAGCTGGTCCGCCAATACTTTGGTTCTTTCctgtaaaattaatgttttatgtaaaattatttttttaatgtttagtaCGAAAATTATCCGCGTAGCTCAGCATcgttttttaaaataggtttttttctattgttttcaATTTGGCGGTTAGCTTCTACCGATGCCATTGTTGCCAGGGtcgacattataaaaaaaaggtgtgtgTGCGATTCACACAtgatagaagtgaaacttcagtAAATCGACAAAAGAATGAGatgaatatatataaatagggtAGGATAATTACAaagtttaattgtttaaaaatgaaattattttgatacaTACAGTGTACAGTAGTATTAGCTCACGTAGTTTTCACATACACTAACACACGTTAAATGCTCAAATACAAGCAAGTATTAAACAGTGTGCAATAAACATACACACCGACATCTGCTCTCTCGCTCTGGCTCACTAATTACAGGCGACTATGCTTAGAAGACGGGAGTGGGGACGCTACGAAGTATGGCACAAAGAGGAGAGACCgataatataaaatagtatgtatatttctgtctcattctttgctggcttcatcctacacatttttgtatttgtgtctcttacctgtcgttttttccgttgcatccggtttgaaatcacaacgattataaagaagtttcacttcaaaattgaTGAAACAAAACAGATTGATCAGCGTGTACTGGAATTTCAGTGGGCATTTTGGAGAACCTGAGAAGCCATGTctagcgactttgtttcattttttacaCTTTGATAGATGCTGATCAGTTAATAAGTCACTAATATTAAACCCaaagaaattaacaaaataaatcaaattcggACAACTTCGTTCCTCGCCTTCCCGCCAAAAACCCAGGTTTATATGGAAAGATATGGaatgaatctaaatcttgagATGTCACTGATTATGGTCGTTGGACGAACACTAGTACTGGGTATTATAATACTCAATCGGCATCAACTGAAGCCAAGTTCAAGTGGTTTTACTCACGTTAATAAGTCCCCAGCCAGCGATACAGGCTTCGGTTGTGAATGgaaatgtttttgtaattataaCGCGTTTCACGTTATCCCCAAACAATAATCTACGATCGAGCCATAATATTGCTATGTcattttctattgttttttcATTATACTTTGCATGAACTGTCATAGCCGTAACACTCCGTCGAAGAGTCATCTGGatatgaataattaataatataataggttggggaaaaagtcttttcgcattataatatgtatgaatttgtaataaaatctctttggctatactatttgtatctgggtggttttggtatcattaaaagtttaaattttaaagaagatatttccaaattcaaattaggaaaatgtgttttttttttttcgtacgtACTGTCAAGataaatctaatgaagaaattcgatacagttaaagaaaggtaaaaatgcaacgcaagccgcgaaaaaaatttgcgatgcttatggacctagtgcagtgtttgtgagagtagcacaaatttggtctaagcgttttcaatccggaaattttgatgtcaaagatgcacgtcgctctggtcgccctattacggataaaatggatgccatttttgaaaaagtggagcaagatcggcgtatcagtagttacgacgtagctcaagaactgggaattgaccacaaaacagttttggcgcatttgaaaaaaactgggtacacaaaaaagctcgatgtttgggtacctcacgaccTCACTGAAAGAGACCTAATGAACTgtgtgtactcatttgtgattctttattacgatcaaatgaaaccgaaccatttctgaagaagctgataactgatgatgaaaagtggatcacgtacgacaagaacgtgcgaaaaagttCGTGGTCAAAggcggtcaggcttcacagactggcgaaacccgggctaactcgcaacaaggtgatgctgtttgtgtggtgggattggaagggcattattcattatgagctgttaccacctgGCAGGatcatcgattctgaactctactgcgaacaactgataaaattaaagcaagaagttgagagaaagcggccggaattaatcaacagaaggggtgtgatTTTTTATCATGATAACGTGAACCTCACACCtgtttagccactcagcaaaaattaagagagcttggctgggaggtgttaatgcatccgccgtatagtcctgaccttgcaccttcagatttccacccgTTTTTCGggtctcttcagaattattTGGGCAGTGCCAGGTTAACAtgacgagaggactgccaaaaccgatcgtcgcggtattttgatcagaagccccaaaatttctatagcaatgggatcgtgtccctacctacaagatggcaaaagttatcgaacaaaattgtacctacatactttagttaaatgtaaataaactatattaaaaaatgttgtgaatttaaaaaaaataatgcgaaGGAACTTTTTCTCCAACCTATTAATTATAACCATAGCTAATTGTATGAAAATCTAGTGGTTATTGCGCGAAACGTGCAAAGATTTATgaacacataatatattatgtatattttgacTGCGCGGTGTCACTTTAGAATAGCCACACCACACTAAAACTTTCCGTGGATGTCGTATAAGGCTAAGGGATGGACCGGAAATAGCGCAAAACATTTATAAAGACACACAGATAGAAGACAGCCGAAAAAACGATCAGAAATTGGTGTTTTGGTATTTATAACGCTTACTCCGGTTCAAGTTTTCTAAGATACGATTTTGCTacagttttattaaatagataGATAGGTAGGCGCCATCTACCACCTATGCGTTCATTTTACGCTAATTGAACTGATAGCTTTAGGACCGTGTACAAACTTACGCAGCTTAAGATTACTAATATCTAATTTCCGCTGAACTATATTGTACTATAAttcctaattaaattaatatcaacACGTCATTGATAGAGCCTTGGAGAAGGTGAACcagatttctaaaaaaaatcataaacaaaTGGtgtttagaaattaaaaatttttaataaaccgATTAAATATTTGGGTGTTGTTTATACATTTACCTTTTTGATTAACGCATGTCCAGCTAGAGCTTCTAAtctgttttttcttaaattacaGTTGCATACACAATGAGCCGCCGTTAGAAGAACATTTTGGCCCAAAACTGAAGAACCACACATGAAATTACCTTCACATGGAATACTTAGATAAGTTGAATGAGGAAACATTTCTATATCTGCATAATCGCCGTCAAGAATGAAAGAGTCTAGTTCAGTTTTGCAATATTTGAATAACGTCAAATGTATtggaattaaaacaaacaagaaatattCATGCATTTCGACTCGTGATTTTAGTCAGAACGTtttcaattattgtttttatggtCCAAGATTAGGTCGTTAAGTTGTCCCTTCTTAATTGGATCGGTAATCGCTGTGCTAGGccatgtttttaataatttggtTGTGCAGAAGTGATCTCGATCTACTTTAATAATGACTCTATTTGGGACATTGTATAATTAAAACCAGtcttacggtttaatttcgcctTTATAAttgtctatacttctatactaatactaatatactaatactaatatactaatactaatactaataatattataaagaggaaatatttgtttatttgtttgtattgaataggctcagaaactactgaaccgatttgaaaaattctttcactgtttggaagctatgatatccccgagtgacataggctatatcttttttttaaaaaaatagagatccttactaaaaatccaataatgtaacccaaggtgtaaaaaaattgcctaaaatattctttacatcgcatgcgctgcgaaaactattgatgatagaataaaataatttacaatgactttgtagaacacattattacttacaaaaagtgtcgcggccGCATACgtctgactattatagttatgccacaataagtgttcttttatttaaaaaaaaaataaacgcttACAGGGAAGCTCTGACTCAATAAACTCAACGGCTTTTGTTTTGATGTAtgaactttttacgaaaattagaaaaataaaataataaaatagatgaaaaaatatatcatttaaatgaaaataaaacttcattaaaataattatattcaaactatctttataatCTTCTTCTTTTAGTAACCGAACGCAAATAGAAGGATTGATGTGAgtgtatttgaattttttattttgaaatttttgttaagacccgagcgaagccggagcgggccgctagttattaataattttgtttcaaacgTTGCGAatatttaacagttttcgtggtcacggatgactaaGGCTATTCGAATATTTATGAGgttatttgaatattataaaCCGTGCGCTAACTGACttatttatattctatatatatttttagagcTTGCTCTTCTCTATGTACCTATTTACATCATAACAATTATAACAACGTTTCAACAAATCACTAACGTATAAAACAAGTCTCGTTAATTGATCACTGACGTgatatttacatataaattatgtattaattttttatatgtttaataggaatattatcattatattattgatgTTTATATCTATTCTTTTTTTCATCGGTAAGTACGGCGCGGTTAAATTCTTGTCTTTGAAGTCGCCCATTGTACAAatatttgttaatgttttgtACATATTTGTTTGGTATTATATTGGCGTATGTTTAGATTACTTACGTTGATGTTACTATGACCATAAGTTTGCCTAGGATGTACGACGGTACCATCACAATTGAATGAATGGTATAGTAACGCATTCTGAAAAGCTACGTCAAATCTTCTCATCACAAATACCacagtgtctcaagacgaaagtctttgaccagtgtgtgttgccagtgatgacatatggcactgagacgtggtcgctcacaatAGGCCTTATTAGAAGGCTgaaggtcacccaaagagctatggagaggactatgctcggagtttccctgcgagatcaaatcagaaatgaggagattcgcaggaaaaccatggtaaccgacatagcccaaaggattgcgacgttgaagtgACAGTGGGCAGGAcgcattgctcgtagaacggatggccgttggagccagaaagttcttgagtggcgaccgcgtaccggaagacgtagcgtgggtaggcctcctaCAAGATGGCCAGACGATCTATCGAGGTTCGCCAGGattcgctggatgcaggcagcgcaggaccggtctttgtggcgaggcttgggggaggcctatgtccagcagtggacgtttgTGGGGTGATAAGAAGAAGACGAACGCATTCTGGCAAAACCTACCAACATTCGCTTTCTTCGGATTcggatttcaataaattaagatAATTCTAAACGGttattatgataattaaaatatagaatTACAATTTGTAAAGTTAAAATGAATATTCAAAGTTGTAGTACTTATTTTCGTTAAAGATTCTTATTATAGGTTTATCATTTCGAGATTATCAGTCGGATATCTCTTGAGGGTTTTCCTTCAGAGCTATTTATCATGTAAATTGACAAGAGGCTTGATCTTGACGAAACTTCGTTAAATTTCGGACTGATTTCCCTTGTGCGTTTCTTTCCACAGAGTAGGTATAATATGTTCATCTTGATAATGTTACATGTTTTTTTCATAATGTAAGATTAAGATTCTCAGACTCCGTTTTCGAAGCGGTATATGTTAAATGAAATCGTTCGATAATAcaggaaaaagtttttttattttaattaaaatgctaCAACATactgtatattatgtttttgctCTGTAATGCACAATGCTCTGGAACTTAATTGTAAAATAGTCATATCTAAAACTGTAAATTATCAAACGTAGTCTAATATAGTCTAATAGCTAAGCGAAGGAGGGATGCTCTTATGACGAATGTGGGCTGATTCAACGTTGACGTCCTGTCACACTATGGGATATGGTACGTCGTTGTCTAAGGCGCTGAGTGATCAGGGTAGCGCATGCGTCAGAGCGGGTCGATATGTAGTGACGTCACCTGGACTCAGGCCTCAGTCAGCCGCCAGCGGCCACGACGATAACATGTGGCTGAAATGCTTGACTATAACCGTGCTTTTCGCGGCGACCGTTTCCCGAGAAGTCTTCACGAATTCCTTCCTGGTGCGGTTCAAGAGATCGGTCCGGCATGACGAGGCTACGGAGCTGGCCGCCCGCCACGGCTTCGAGAGTCTTGGACCGGTAAGTCGCGACCACGTGTACGTACGTAAACATAACCATAGACGCGGCTCGTCCGTCTTGAGATATGGCTTCGTATGAAATTTCTAATATCGGACGTGCTTCGTTTGCTTTTCGACAAATTGACGTTGAAGGTTAAGGCTGTCATTGTCAAGGGAGCGTGCGTCCGTAGCAGTAATCATAGATGACAATGTGTATGGCTTCGACAAAAGCCTTACGACGTGAACGTTGATCTAAATAGACTTTAATCAAAAATTGACGGAATTACCCTTTTCGTTTGTGATTTTGTAGAGTAGAAATATTTCTGTAACGTCCCTAATGAATATTCATGGAGTTTGGAGTTCGCTATTCGCTGGCTTATATCTGGATAAACAATGTCATTTAAATGGCGTTATGAATGACCGTAATTGGATTCTCGCTGAGTTTTACAAAAAgacaaattactttttttatctgTGTGAACgagtttacggcccacctggtgttaggtggttagcggagcccattaATGTCACATGAGGTCGGAGTCTTAAttgtcatcattatcctgcccttctcccagctacctggggtcggcgcaacttgttttctccttccatactcttctatcatataccatttcttcgctcacgcccctcttacccatatcgtctttcacgtaatccatccatttcttcttaggtctacctcttcctctatatccttccacattcatagttaacattttcttaccaacctcattttgtattgtattgtacaatatttatccTATCCtgccgcattactgcttcaccgccaGAACTCCATACCTATGTGGATTTTTTCACgtgcagacgagcatgcggtccaaccgagtggttaccgtagcccatggacgtcagcaacgccaggggcagagccaagccgctgtctaccgttaagtactcaccacaagcctcatttaaaCAAGGACATGTAATAGCATAGGCTTAGAACGCGTCCTACCGTCAGtagatttttttcttcattcTGTCTGAAACTTGGTACTATTAGTAGAGTAGTACAATATATCGACAAATTCAAGTAACAAAAAAGGTTGGGATGGCACTTTCGCATTGTAGCTGAGAGATGAATTGAAACTTCGGAAGCACCACACTTGAAATATCCTTAGATTATATATCGATTTATCAATCAAGTTTTGCTTATTGAATTTTGGGGAAAACTTGGGGCCCTAGGTCTTCTGAGGTCATAAAAAGTATCTCCTATTCTATTCTAAAAGTCCTTAGCTCCCAAAAAATTACCTGAACTAgatatattgttttctttaattaagttattttgGGTTGGACTTTACAAACCTAATGTAATTCGCAACTGCTCGATTTATGTTTCATTCTCGACGTTTGATATTCTCGATTCATCAAATAAGTAACTTAAAATAAGCTCAGCTTAATGCAACGTTTAGAAACCAAACCAAatcaaaaaatcaaatcaaactttattagCTAAAACACGGCTTACAAAGCTgttgatagttattttatagaacagcgtgtttctaccgggtcggcgtgcaaatattattattcaaaattatttagattaaacgtaaatatgttaattaattaaaatatcaaacaacaaaataaatgaattgaataagaattatttttttttatttttttttattgcttagatgggtggacgagctcacagcccacctggtgttaagtggt of the Bombyx mori chromosome 25, ASM3026992v2 genome contains:
- the LOC101740349 gene encoding transmembrane protease serine 11D — its product is MTLRRSVTAMTVHAKYNEKTIENDIAILWLDRRLLFGDNVKRVIITKTFPFTTEACIAGWGLINERTKVLADQLKWGTQKLLPKIACSMIGKLYDGMYCAGSFNKKTSRPSYGDSGSALVNCNGKTHQIGIISWNINKYPSIAIYTNVSYYYDWIFRNFKLLYCTYSKDTKI
- the LOC119628358 gene encoding ATP-dependent Clp protease proteolytic subunit, with protein sequence MALSSIGRVGRRLCVGITNVYNVTRQINTSLPKLLGMIPIVVEQTGRGERAYDIYSRLLRERIICLMGPINDDISSLIVAQLLFLQSESSKKPVHLYINSPGGAVTAGLGIYDTMQYITPPIATWCVGQACSMASLLLAAGAPGMRHALPNSRIMIHQPSGGVRGQATDIQIQAEEILKLKAQINNLYVRHTGLALEKVQSSMERDCFMSPIEAKTFGIIDTVLEHPPSHAVEQECAPSTATSSSN